A single genomic interval of Flavobacteriales bacterium harbors:
- the rraA gene encoding ribonuclease E activity regulator RraA encodes MSQLSTADLCDDHSDNLVIADPLFNIYGKHASFFGKIVTVKIFEDNVILKETLSTNGNGKVLVVDGGGSTRCALVGDLIAALAVKNEWSGIIVYGCIRDAREISTIEIGIKAIGTCPIKSIKKGQGDKQIPVKFASTTFTPGHFVYSDEDGIIVSEKAII; translated from the coding sequence ATGAGTCAGTTAAGCACAGCAGATCTCTGCGATGATCATTCAGATAATCTAGTAATTGCAGATCCATTATTTAACATTTACGGTAAACATGCCTCGTTTTTTGGTAAAATAGTTACTGTTAAAATATTTGAGGACAATGTTATCTTAAAAGAGACCTTATCTACTAATGGCAATGGAAAGGTATTAGTCGTAGACGGAGGAGGGTCAACCAGATGTGCTTTGGTTGGAGATTTAATAGCTGCTCTAGCAGTAAAAAATGAATGGTCCGGTATTATAGTTTACGGATGTATAAGAGATGCCAGGGAAATTAGTACAATTGAAATTGGCATTAAAGCCATTGGAACTTGCCCGATAAAGAGTATAAAAAAAGGACAGGGTGATAAACAAATTCCAGTAAAGTTTGCAAGCACTACATTTACTCCAGGTCACTTTGTATACTCTGATGAAGATGGTATTATCGTTAGCGAAAAGGCTATCATATAA